A window of the Arachis duranensis cultivar V14167 chromosome 5, aradu.V14167.gnm2.J7QH, whole genome shotgun sequence genome harbors these coding sequences:
- the LOC107487748 gene encoding uncharacterized protein LOC107487748, protein MGTISQDHAKLDSDTIADADRSLVEADPLIKVKSIIAEVQGRFNYTVSYRNAWLAKQKAVAKVFGDWEVSYQTLPVWLKAMTVKMPRSRVDGTHLYGKYKGALLVAVAQDGNQNIVPIAFAIVEGETADTWEFFLTNLRRYVVTIDGVGIISDRHTSIDVAIARSNGAWSPPRAWHMYCIRHIGSNFLRRFKAPYLHKLVVSTGYSRTEQEYNKNYQRLKERGEAYTQWCDEIGVERWVLAFDGGHRWGHMTTNLVECINSVLKGARNLPVTALVRSNFYRLNELFTRKSTEAHDRLRNGFTYSEFATKRVEESFRRVENIVVNRFNRRNEMFEVREMQDGTIYTVNLAQRHCNCGHFQVERLPCRHVLACRANQRLDWQLYVHDVYKMSQIYKVYRGEFVPMGDPSTWDRYEGAKVIANWTLRRATKGRPKSTRYLNEMDSRDMRSPRRCMVCGREGHSRSRFPQRAGPSSTGGH, encoded by the exons ATGGGCACGATTTCACAAGATCATGCCAAGTTGGACTCAGACACAATTGCAGATGCCGATAGGTCGTTGGTCGAAGCAGACCCCTTGATAAAGGTGAAGTCCATTATTGCAGAAGTTCAAGGCAGGTTCAACTACACTGTGAGTTACCGCAATgcttggttggcaaagcagaaAGCTGTCGCAAAAGTTTTTGGTGATTGGGAAGTTTCTTACCAGACTCTGCCAGTGTGGTTGAAAGCAATGACAGTGAAGATGCCAAGGTCTCGT GTTGATGGCACGCACCTGTACGGAAAATATAAAGGTGCACTTCTGGTAGCTGTTGCACAAGATGGGAATCAAAACATTGTGCCTATTGCATTTGCGATTGTCGAGGGCGAGACAGCAGACACGTGGGAGTTTTTTCTAACCAATTTGCGGAGATATGTTGTTACCATTGATGGTGTGGGTATTATTTCTGACCGCCATACCTCCATCGACGTTGCAATAGCTCGCAGTAACGGTGCATGGTCACCACCAAGGGCGTGGCACATGTACTGCATCAGGCACATTGGGTCCAACTTCTTAAGGAGGTTCAAGGCTCCATATTTGCATAAACTCGTGGTCAGCACAG GCTATTCTAGGACGGAGCAGGAGTACAACAAAAACTACCAAAGGCTTAAAGAGCGGGGTGAGGCATATACTCAATGGTGCGATGAGATCGGTGTTGAGAGATGGGTGTTGGCATTCGATGGTGGTCATCGTTGGGGACATATGACAACAAACTTGGTAGAGTGTATAAATTCTGTCTTAAAGGGTGCACGCAACCTTCCTGTGACTGCCCTTGTCCGGTCAAATTTCTATCGGCTGAATGAGTTGTTCACTCGGAAGAGTACTGAGGCTCATGACCGTCTTCGCAACGGATTCACGTATTCAGAATTTGCAACGAAGAGAGTTGAAGAAAGCTTCCGACGTGTAGAAAATATTGTGGTCAACCGGTTCAACAGGCGCAACGAGATGTTTGAGGTCCGCGAAATGCAAGATGGTACCATTTACACTGTTAATCTTGCGCAACGACACTGCAACTGTGGCCACTTCCAGGTTGAGCGACTTCCATGTCGCCACGTGCTTGCATGTCGTGCTAACCAGCGTCTTGATTGGCAATTGTACGTGCACGATGTGTACAAGATGTCTCAAATTTACAAGGTGTACAGAGGCGAGTTTGTTCCGATGGGTGATCCATCTACGTGGGATAGATATGAAGGAGCGAAGGTAATCGCCAACTGGACATTGAGGCGCGCGACAAAGGGAAGACCGAAGTCAACCCGCTACTTGAATGAGATGGATTCGCGGGATATGCGTAGTCCTCGCCGGTGTATGGTTTGTGGACGCGAGGGACATAGCCGTAGCCGGTTTCCTCAGCGCGCAGGTCCAAGCTCCACTGGAGGACATTAG
- the LOC107487749 gene encoding uncharacterized protein LOC107487749: MEGVANLRVYYNGEVITNTHEGVTFVCECPLSFAIPCTMSFVELQNGLCNNIQSHILKRVSNLLYRSPVQVFGGLIQFQIMPITDDASMQQMFYIYQQTRSQVPMIELYVEFEQQSGMSTVGEEVNVDELGDIDWEEDNNDSEEEFEANYEVDDENDDGDLAGNLAVQNEANVVVSQHPFGVPSFMRTLDLEAMHAPKFPEYANTGEGNVAAEDGEFSVGMKFGSRESVISAIKSYTISIGVDYTVYESEPHTFYAKCKGYGAGCDWLIRASLIRKKAC, translated from the exons ATGGAAGGTGTTGCAAATTTGCGAGTATATTATAATGGTGAGGTTATAACAAACACACATGAAGGAGTGACTTTTGTTTGTGAATGTCCATTGTCATTTGCCATTCCATGTACCATGAGTTTTGTCGAGTTGCAAAATGGTCTTTGTAATAACATTCAAAGCCACATTTTGAAAAGGGTGAGCAATCTTTTATACAGAAGTCCTGTGCAAGTATTTGGTGGGCTAATACAGTTTCAAATAATGCCCATCACTGACGATGCCAGTATGCAGCAgatgttttatatttatcaaCAAACCCGATCTCAAGTGCCGATGATAGAGTTGTACGTTGAGTTTGAACAGCAGTCGGGGATGAGTACGGTCGGCGAGGAGGTCAATGTTGATGAGCTCGGGGATATAGATTGGGAAGAAGATAATAATGATAGCGAAGAGGAATTCGAAGCTAACTATGAAGTCGATGACGAAAACGATGACGGAGACTTGGCAGGCAATCTGGCGGTGCAAAATGAAGCGAATGTCGTTGTAAGCCAACACCCGTTTGGTGTTCCGTCTTTTATGCGGACTCTAGATCTCGAAGCCATGCATGCCCCAAAATTTCCTGAGTATGCGAATACGG GTGAAGGCAACGTTGCGGCGGAAGATGGCGAGTTTAGTGTCGGAATGAAATTTGGTTCAAGAGAGTCAGTGATATCTGCAATCAAAAGCTACACCATCTCTATAGGAGTTGATTACACTGTGTATGAGTCTGAGCCGCATACATTCTATGCGAAATGCAAGGGGTATGGTGCAGGGTGCGACTGGCTTATCCGAGCTAGCTTGATTCGAAAAAAAGCTTGTTAG